The DNA window CATACTGAGGGTCAACGATTTCAATAGCAAACCCGGCGTGAACCAAAACATAATCCCCCACCTGCACATCTGGTACCAAATGGGTTCCGACAATACGTTCGTTGCCCATCATATCAACTTTGGCCATCATTTCATCCACGGATACCACCCGGGCAGGAATAGCTATACACATTATGAGCACCTCTCATTTCCTATCAATATTTGACCTAAGGCTAATCCCCCATCACCCGGCGGCAGCTCCTTGGCACGGATGACTTGGATCCCGAAGGCTTTGCATAGTACCAATACCTTTTCCGTTAAAAGTTTATTCTGAAAAACCCCACCTGTCAGAACAAGGGGACCTTCACCAACCTGAAGCTTAAGCACCGTCCGAACAATCCCGTGAGCCAGAGAATCGTGAAAATGATAAGCTATAAAACCTGGCTCTTTCCCGTCAAGTACATCCTGAATAATACCCCAATAGAGTTCCTTCACCTTTAAGATTAAGCATTCCCCATCCTCAGCCCATTCTATAAGGTAGCGTGGCTCAAGGTCATCAATCTTTGGGGAGATTTTGCTATATGAAAGCTCATCTTCACTGTTTTTGCAGAACCACTGTGCAGCCTTGCTCTCTAATTCAATAGCGGCCTGCCCTTCATAGGTAACGCTTGTACAGATACCCAGCAAAGCGCTCACAGCATCGAATAGCCTGCCTCCACTGGATGTCTCAAAGATCTGAAGCCTTTTCTCCAGCTGTTGATCGAGGATCTTCTGTTCAGCCGCAGCAAGCCTTTCCCATAATCTTTCCGTCATCAGCCACTCCTGCTCAGAGAGCAGGGTTTTTCCATAGGCATAGGCAATCCGCAAGGGATGTTTGGCTCCGGCATCTCCTCCAGGTAAGGGCAGATATTCCAAATGAGCCAAACGCCGGTATCCTTCAGCATTTCCCTTCAAAAACTCAAATCCCCAGATTCGCCGATCTTCACCCCAGCCTGTCCCGTCACACACCACACCTAAGGCAGGGGCTGTGATGCCATGCTCTCCCAAGACACTCACTAAATGGGCGTGATGGTGCTGCACTTTTATTTTCTGTGGCCAGGAGCCTGCCAAAGCAAACTGTGTGGTCTGGAAATCGGGGTGGGCATCATAGGCTACCACCTCAGGCACAATTTGCACTACTTTTTGGAAGGAAGCCAGCTCCTGACGAAAACGCTGAAAATTCTCGTACCCTTCCATATCTCCGATATATTGGCTGGTAAAGGCTCTGTCTTTGGCTCCCAGGCAAAAGGCATTTTTTAATTCTCCGCCTACCCCTAAGATTGAAGCCTTGAAATCCTGAGGACATTTCTGAGGGAGCGGAACATAACCGCGGGCCCGCCGGTGCAAGACGGCCTCATCTCCAATGACTTGAACCACAGAATCATCACAGGGATGAAAAATATCCCGATTATGAAGGAGAAAATAGTCGGCGATCCCTTTAAGCTCCCGGACAGCCTCTTCATTAGTATAAATCAAGGGACGCCCACTGAGATTCCCACTGGTCATCACCAAAAAATCAAAGGCTCCATCGAAAAGCAGGGCATGGAGAGGAGTATAAGGGAGCATCACTCCCAAGGTATGAAGCCCTGGGGCCAATTCATCAGGAAAATAATTCCCGCTTTCCTTTTTTCTTTCTAAGACAACGATAGGAGCTGCTGAGCTCTTTAACAGCTCTTCCTCTATTAAAGAGACTTTAAGATATCTGCCAATGACCTCAAGATTGCGGGCCATTAAAGCAAAAGGCTTAGCTCCTCTTTCTTTGCGCTGACGCAAGCGTTGAACAGCTGTCGGATTTCCTGCATCACAGACTAAATGAAATCCGCCTAACCCTTTGATAGCTATAATTTCTCCCCGGGCTATCTGTTCAATGCCCAGACCTGTGCAGATATCACCTTGAGCATTCAAAAGCTGAACCGCAGGACCGCATTGGGAACAGGCTACAGGCTGTGCATGAAAGCGGCGGTTCAGGGGCTCTTCGTATTCCTGAGCGCAGACAGGGCACATGGGAAAGGCTTGCATCGTCGTCTGGGCCCGGTCATAGGGTACATCTTGAATAATTGTGTAACGGGGTCCGCAATTAGTGCAGTTGATAAAAGGATATCGATAACGCAAATCCTTTGCATCCCTGAGCTCAGCCAGACAGTCTCCACAGGTAGCTATATCCGGAGAAATGAGCACATCGGCTTGCCCTTCCTCCTGGCTTTGCAGGATTGCAAAGTCTGCATAATTACCAAAGGCCACTTCACGGTATTCTTCATGAGTAATCTTGGCTAAAGGGGGCACTTCTTGAAGCAAACGCCTATAGAAAACCGGAACGTGTGAACCTTCAGCATGA is part of the Desulfitobacterium chlororespirans DSM 11544 genome and encodes:
- a CDS encoding HypC/HybG/HupF family hydrogenase formation chaperone; this translates as MCIAIPARVVSVDEMMAKVDMMGNERIVGTHLVPDVQVGDYVLVHAGFAIEIVDPQYAKETEELLIEEANARE
- the hypF gene encoding carbamoyltransferase HypF encodes the protein MTTAYFIHLNGIVQGVGFRPYVYRLAHEMGIKGWVNNSSHGVYIHAEGSHVPVFYRRLLQEVPPLAKITHEEYREVAFGNYADFAILQSQEEGQADVLISPDIATCGDCLAELRDAKDLRYRYPFINCTNCGPRYTIIQDVPYDRAQTTMQAFPMCPVCAQEYEEPLNRRFHAQPVACSQCGPAVQLLNAQGDICTGLGIEQIARGEIIAIKGLGGFHLVCDAGNPTAVQRLRQRKERGAKPFALMARNLEVIGRYLKVSLIEEELLKSSAAPIVVLERKKESGNYFPDELAPGLHTLGVMLPYTPLHALLFDGAFDFLVMTSGNLSGRPLIYTNEEAVRELKGIADYFLLHNRDIFHPCDDSVVQVIGDEAVLHRRARGYVPLPQKCPQDFKASILGVGGELKNAFCLGAKDRAFTSQYIGDMEGYENFQRFRQELASFQKVVQIVPEVVAYDAHPDFQTTQFALAGSWPQKIKVQHHHAHLVSVLGEHGITAPALGVVCDGTGWGEDRRIWGFEFLKGNAEGYRRLAHLEYLPLPGGDAGAKHPLRIAYAYGKTLLSEQEWLMTERLWERLAAAEQKILDQQLEKRLQIFETSSGGRLFDAVSALLGICTSVTYEGQAAIELESKAAQWFCKNSEDELSYSKISPKIDDLEPRYLIEWAEDGECLILKVKELYWGIIQDVLDGKEPGFIAYHFHDSLAHGIVRTVLKLQVGEGPLVLTGGVFQNKLLTEKVLVLCKAFGIQVIRAKELPPGDGGLALGQILIGNERCS